The following proteins come from a genomic window of Lolium rigidum isolate FL_2022 chromosome 5, APGP_CSIRO_Lrig_0.1, whole genome shotgun sequence:
- the LOC124655120 gene encoding 30S ribosomal protein S16-2, chloroplastic/mitochondrial-like, whose product MVVRIRLARFGCRNRPFYRVMAADSRSPRDGKHLEVLGYYNPLPGKDGGKRMGLKFDRVKYWLSVGAQPSDPVQRILFRAGVLPPPPLLAMGRKGGHRDRNPIHPMTGRPLDLEGVTIVDDPNATEGDAEEPAEPSLEA is encoded by the exons ATGGTGGTCCGGATCAGGCTCGCGCGCTTCGGCTGCCGGAACCGGCCCTTCTACCGGGTCATGGCCGCCGACAGCCGCTCCCCGCGCGACGGGAAGCACCTCGAGGTCCTCGGCTACTACAACCCGCTCCCCG GGAAGGATGGTGGCAAGAGGATGGGTCTCAAATTCGACCGGGTCAA GTACTGGCTCTCTGTTGGGGCACAGCCATCAGATCCCGTGCAGCGTATACTCTTCCGTGCCGGGGTTCTGCCTCCACCTCCGTTGCTAGCTATGGGCCGTAAGGGTGGACATCGTGACAGGAACCCCATTCATCCGATGACTGGGCGTCCCTTGGATCTTGAGGGTGTCACAATTGTTGATGATCCCAATGCTACTGAAGGTGATGCTGAAGAACCTGCAGAACCTTCATTGGAAGCGTGA
- the LOC124657247 gene encoding pathogenesis-related thaumatin-like protein 3.5: MGEPRHCKLWLLVLALAPWFQASTCATTFTISNYCAYTIWPGTLAGSGTPQLSTTGFELAPGQTVRLAAPAGWSGRMWARTGCVFDAAGAGICQTGDCGGRMECRGAGATPPATLFEVTLGKTGSEDFYDVSLVDGYNLPVVAIPRALRGQGACNATGCMADLNRSCPRELQVDCGAGAIACRSACEAFGQDRYCCSGAYGTPAACRPTAYSSIFKTACPRAYSYAYDDSTSTFTCNADDYNVAFCLPTSGSVHQPAMANIHMIKESDAVFLGAQIDGVNARPLYANGGQSTGEDNAPPAHGNGGEGAPVYKNYGGAYEPPVYNYGRGGAHVPPAMRASSASTRYIRPWLLLLPLLVCYP; the protein is encoded by the exons ATGGGAGAGCCAAGACATTGCAAGCTATGGCTCCTTGTGCTGGCGTTGGCGCCGTGGTTTCAGGCTTCGACGTGCGCGACAACGTTCACCATATCGAACTACTGCGCCTACACCATCTGGCCGGGGACGCTAGCCGGCTCCGGCACGCCGCAGCTGTCCACCACTGGGTTTGAGCTCGCGCCGGGGCAGACAGTGCGGCTCGCCGCGCCGGCAGGGTGGTCGGGGCGGATGTGGGCGCGCACGGGGTGCGTGTTCGACGCTGCCGGCGCGGGGATCTGCCAGACGGGCGACTGCGGCGGGCGCATGGAGTGCCGCGGCGCCGGCGCCACGCCACCGGCCACGCTCTTTGAGGTCACGCTGGGGAAGACAGGCAGCGAGGACTTCTACGACGTGAGCCTCGTCGACGGGTACAACCTTCCCGTCGTCGCCATCCCGCGCGCGCTGCGGGGGCAGGGCGCGTGCAACGCCACCGGCTGCATGGCCGACCTGAACCGCT CGTGCCCGAGGGAGCTTCAGGTGGACTGCGGCGCCGGCGCGATCGCGTGCCGGAGCGCGTGCGAGGCGTTCGGGCAGGACAGGTACTGCTGCAGCGGCGCCTACGGCACGCCGGCAGCGTGCCGGCCGACGGCCTACTCGTCCATCTTCAAGACGGCGTGCCCGCGCGCCTACAGCTACGCCTACGACGACAGCACTAGCACCTTCACCTGCAACGCCGACGACTACAACGTCGCCTTCTGCCTCCCGACATCCGGGTCAGTTCATCAACCCGCCATGGCAAACATACACAT GATAAAGGAGTCGGACGCCGTCTTCCTCGGTGCGCAGATCGACGGAGTCAATGCGCGGCCATTGTACGCGAACGGAGGCCAGAGCACTGGCGAGGACAATGCGCCGCCGGCCCACGGCAACGGTGGCGAGGGTGCACCGGTTTACAAGAACTACGGTGGTGCTTATGAACCGCCGGTTTACAACTACGGCCGCGGAGGCGCTCATGTGCCGCCGGCGATGAGGGCCTCGTCGGCGAGCACGAGATACATCCGGCCGTGGCTTCTTCTGCTACCGCTGCTCGTCTGTTATCCCTGA